The Rosa chinensis cultivar Old Blush chromosome 7, RchiOBHm-V2, whole genome shotgun sequence DNA segment catagaaatataaaaaaatatgtgCACAGcaacatacatatatagatatatatagatatatgtatatataatataatataatataatataatagtttacgggcttttacggaccgggcctagcgggcttttggatggccgggccgggtttttggcGGGCCTCCATTGGcccaccgaggcgggcttttgcgggctttttgacTGGTCGGGCCAGGCTTTTGGCCttcagggccggcgggcctccatcggctcacttgatccgcgggctttttgatgaggcctagcaTTAAGTCTTTTTGCTCTACACTCTGTTTCGCGAAAGGAGCAGCTTTCTCGGCATAAATACAAATGGAAAGAGCTTCTTTAGAGAATTTAGAAGCCCCTCTTTGCAGTTGTGCTCAGTGCTGCTGAGTTTATGTGATACAAGTCTGACCGAATGGCAGCTCTTTTCCACATGGAATATTCTCGTTTGTTGGAACACCCACAACAAATAACATCTGTCACACTTGTTTAGCAATCTTATTATATGGTCGATATATACATCATATATAAGACCACCAAGAAAATGGAGGTGGCTGTAAATCTTTTTCatggaaacaaaagaaaagcttTAGTGCTGTACATGTACAAATCTATGACAACAGGAATGAAAACCAGAGTAAAGGTAAAGGAGCTTTTGAATTTTCCAGTTCCCAAAAAagatcaaaaataaataaaaattcacagaaaactaataagaaaaaagaaatgaaagtgATGATGATCATGTCTTCCAACTTCGACTCCTCGAAATTGGATCTTTCATTCCAGTGATTCCACCCACAACCCATGTCTCCTTGGCAATTTCAGTTGAAATGTTGTACAAATCAGAACCGTATGTCATCACTACCAGGTtctcgttcttcttcttcatcttctcttcATCCATTAAACTCTTCAAAGTAATTTTGCCTTTTCTCTCTTGTTTTTCTGATACATTTTCTTCCTggcattcttctttttcttgttcctcttcttcttcatgatcatttttttcttcttctttctcttctaaCCAGCTCTTTGCAGGAGCAGACCTGCACCTCATTAGCAGCAGAGCATTTGGTGGTGGAACTGAGGGTACTGCAGAAGTCGATCCGTCATCATCGAAACTAGGCCTATCATCTATCTCAATTCCATCTTGTTTGGAAAAACCATCACTCTGATTTTCCTGTAAAACCATATACCATTTAGAAAAAACCGTTCTGGAATTTTCGTCAGTACCTTCACTTCCTTCAACAGTACCCACATGGTTTTCTTCTctgtcttcctcttcttcttcatcgtctTCATCGTCAGAAGTGATATCTGGTTGAGGGAAGGACCCAAAACACCGAAAGTCGAATCGGATTCTTCGCAAGCAAGTTAGGAAGTGCATTACATCTTTCTTGAACCCGAGTGCCTCCGCCCAGTTCGGTTTcggcttcttttgctttttattCTTGTGAATCCTCTCAATCTCCTCCATCACTGTTTGCCAGCTTTTGATCGAGCCAGTCTTGTGCCGAACCTTGATCTGTCCGGCACATGTGACTTTTGGCGACGTGGGCTCAGAGATCTCCGAGCCCATTGCCTTGGTTTTGGCCCATAACATAGGACTGGCCTGGCCAAAGCTTTTGGTTCTACCTCTCTTGATGAGCTGCTGGTTGTGATTGTTGTGGTGCTTTTTGGCTT contains these protein-coding regions:
- the LOC112179076 gene encoding uncharacterized protein LOC112179076 gives rise to the protein MKARDAKGGLSADLLVCFPSRTNLTLMPKSICSPARSLEAKKHHNNHNQQLIKRGRTKSFGQASPMLWAKTKAMGSEISEPTSPKVTCAGQIKVRHKTGSIKSWQTVMEEIERIHKNKKQKKPKPNWAEALGFKKDVMHFLTCLRRIRFDFRCFGSFPQPDITSDDEDDEEEEEDREENHVGTVEGSEGTDENSRTVFSKWYMVLQENQSDGFSKQDGIEIDDRPSFDDDGSTSAVPSVPPPNALLLMRCRSAPAKSWLEEKEEEKNDHEEEEEQEKEECQEENVSEKQERKGKITLKSLMDEEKMKKKNENLVVMTYGSDLYNISTEIAKETWVVGGITGMKDPISRSRSWKT